The following proteins come from a genomic window of Larimichthys crocea isolate SSNF chromosome III, L_crocea_2.0, whole genome shotgun sequence:
- the rnf122 gene encoding RING finger protein 122 isoform X2 yields MHPFQWCNGCFCGLGLVYSNKSCTMPPITFQDLPLNIYMVIFGTGIFVFILSLIFCCYFISKLRHQAQSERFGYREVVLKGDPKKLSLHGTCAVCLEDFKVKDELGVLPCQHAFHRKCLVKWLEVRCVCPMCNKPIAGPPEQHHSIGTLLDELV; encoded by the exons ATGCACCCGTTTCAGTGGTGTAACG gGTGCTTCTGTGGTCTTGGACTGGTTTACTCCAACAAGTCGTGCACCATGCCGCCCATCACCTTCCAGGACCTGCCTCTCAACATCTACATGGTCATCTTTGGGACAGGCATCTTTGTCTTCATCCTGAGCCTCATCTTCTGCTGTTACTTTATCAG CAAACTACGACACCAAGCCCAGAGTGAGCGGTTTGGATATAGAGAG GTGGTTTTAAAAGGAGATCCAAAAAAGCTGAGTCTTCATGGG acgtGTGCTGTGTGTCTAGAGGACTTCAAAGTGAAAGACGAGCTGGGAGTGTTGCCATGCCAACATGCTTTCCACAGGAA GTGTCTGGTGAAGTGGTTGGAGGTGCGCTGTGTCTGCCCCATGTGCAACAAACCCATAGCTGGTCCTCCTGAGCAGCATCACAGCATAGGGACTCTGCTGGATGAACTGGTGTAA
- the rnf122 gene encoding RING finger protein 122 isoform X1, producing MHPFQWCNGCFCGLGLVYSNKSCTMPPITFQDLPLNIYMVIFGTGIFVFILSLIFCCYFISKLRHQAQSERFGYREVVLKGDPKKLSLHGQTCAVCLEDFKVKDELGVLPCQHAFHRKCLVKWLEVRCVCPMCNKPIAGPPEQHHSIGTLLDELV from the exons ATGCACCCGTTTCAGTGGTGTAACG gGTGCTTCTGTGGTCTTGGACTGGTTTACTCCAACAAGTCGTGCACCATGCCGCCCATCACCTTCCAGGACCTGCCTCTCAACATCTACATGGTCATCTTTGGGACAGGCATCTTTGTCTTCATCCTGAGCCTCATCTTCTGCTGTTACTTTATCAG CAAACTACGACACCAAGCCCAGAGTGAGCGGTTTGGATATAGAGAG GTGGTTTTAAAAGGAGATCCAAAAAAGCTGAGTCTTCATGGG cagacgtGTGCTGTGTGTCTAGAGGACTTCAAAGTGAAAGACGAGCTGGGAGTGTTGCCATGCCAACATGCTTTCCACAGGAA GTGTCTGGTGAAGTGGTTGGAGGTGCGCTGTGTCTGCCCCATGTGCAACAAACCCATAGCTGGTCCTCCTGAGCAGCATCACAGCATAGGGACTCTGCTGGATGAACTGGTGTAA